One window from the genome of Chloroflexota bacterium encodes:
- a CDS encoding sulfatase: MSRSGSTKRPLPNLLLVFADQMRGMDMGCAGNPDVRTPAMDRLAKQGVRLTRCFATSPVCSPNRAILLTGTYPTTNRVPGNDLPLPSHLPSLGTIARDHGYRTAYIGKWHLDGVPRTKFTPPGPRRSGFDFWAAYNCTHDYFHPKYYRDTPQVVEVDGYEPEVQTDLALAFLDEQRDAAEPFCLVLSWGPPHDPYDQVPETYRAMYDPTALTLRPNAQPDADNPLAAGLDCRRTIADYYAAITALDDQLARLLDRLDALGLAEDTIVVFTSDHGDMLWSHGWMKKQAPYEESISVPFLIRWPGVLPAGRVCDALVGTVDILPTLAGLMGWDLPSGQEGQDLSAALLGQAGAPSPESVLIANYICFDEAKRQHMTEWRGVRTRRYTYVERPGRIPWLLFDNEADPYQTRNLVNHPDYRHVADELRQQLSAWLERTHDPFLPGPQLIEHLGLTEVWLERERYMAS; this comes from the coding sequence GTGAGTCGATCCGGATCCACGAAACGCCCCCTTCCCAACCTGCTGCTGGTGTTCGCCGATCAGATGCGGGGGATGGATATGGGATGCGCAGGCAATCCCGATGTACGCACGCCGGCCATGGACCGTCTGGCCAAGCAGGGCGTGCGCCTGACGCGCTGCTTCGCCACATCGCCGGTGTGCAGCCCCAATCGGGCCATCCTGCTGACCGGCACCTACCCGACGACGAACCGGGTGCCGGGCAACGATCTCCCTCTGCCCTCCCATCTGCCATCGCTGGGCACCATCGCCCGAGACCACGGCTATCGCACCGCCTACATCGGCAAGTGGCATCTGGATGGCGTGCCTCGCACCAAATTCACCCCGCCCGGCCCCCGACGCAGCGGCTTCGACTTCTGGGCCGCCTACAACTGCACCCACGACTACTTCCATCCCAAATACTACCGGGACACGCCGCAGGTGGTCGAGGTGGATGGCTACGAGCCCGAGGTCCAGACGGATCTGGCGCTGGCGTTCCTGGATGAACAGCGAGACGCAGCCGAGCCGTTCTGCCTGGTGCTCTCCTGGGGCCCACCGCACGATCCTTACGATCAGGTGCCCGAGACGTACCGCGCCATGTACGATCCGACGGCTCTGACGCTGCGACCCAATGCCCAACCGGATGCCGACAACCCGCTGGCCGCAGGCCTGGACTGCCGACGCACCATCGCCGACTACTATGCGGCGATCACCGCCCTGGATGATCAACTGGCGCGCCTGCTGGATCGGCTCGACGCGTTGGGTTTGGCCGAGGACACCATCGTCGTGTTCACGTCCGACCACGGCGACATGCTCTGGTCGCATGGATGGATGAAGAAACAGGCGCCCTACGAGGAGTCCATCTCCGTCCCGTTCCTGATCCGATGGCCCGGTGTGCTGCCCGCCGGCCGAGTGTGTGATGCCCTCGTAGGCACGGTGGACATCCTGCCCACGCTGGCCGGGCTGATGGGCTGGGATCTCCCCAGCGGGCAGGAGGGGCAGGATCTCTCGGCGGCGTTGCTCGGCCAGGCCGGAGCGCCATCGCCGGAGTCCGTCCTCATCGCCAACTACATCTGCTTTGACGAGGCAAAACGGCAGCATATGACCGAGTGGCGCGGTGTGCGCACACGACGGTATACCTACGTCGAGAGGCCGGGACGGATCCCCTGGCTGCTGTTCGACAACGAGGCCGACCCATATCAGACCCGCAACCTGGTGAACCATCCCGACTATCGGCACGTGGCCGATGAACTGAGACAACAGCTGAGCGCCTGGCTGGAGCGGACCCACGATCCCTTCCTCCCCGGCCCCCAACTGATCGAACATCTGGGATTGACTGAGGTCTGGCTGGAGCGCGAGCGATACATGGCCAGTTAG